The DNA region AAGAATATTCCTTATTTAATTTTAGCATTTTACGATTTAAATCAAAGTTACTCTTCATTCTTATTAATTTAAAAATACAAAGTATTGCTGATATACCCTGTGCTATTACAGTTGCCAGCGCAACACCTGGAACTCCCATGTTAAATCCTGCAACGAACCAAATATCAAGTATTACATTTAAGACTGTAGAAATAAGCAAAAATACGAGGGCTGATATGGAATCCCCAAGACCACGTAGGACACCAGCCAAAATATTATAATAAGCAAAACCTGAAATACCTATGAAATAAATAATAAGATAGTCGGTGCACCAATCAATAATACTATCTGGTGTATTAAGGAAAGAAAGCATAGGACGGGTGACAATAGGACCAATAACCATAATTATTATTGATGCAATAGCCGTAAGGGTTATACATGTACCAATGGTATGGGAAAGCCTTTCTCGATCCTTAGCCCCAAAATACTGTGATACCATAATACCAGCACCTACTGATATTCCTACAAAGAGCACAAGTAAAAGATTTAATATGGGGGATGCACTACCAACAGCAGCAAGTGCGTTGTCACCCACATATTTACCAACAATAATAGAATCAGCAGTGTTATAGAATTGTTGAGCAATATTACCAATTAACATGGGTATTGCAAACTCTGTTATCCGTTTCCAAGGCGTGCCCTCGGTTAAATCTTTGGGAGAAAATAATTTGTTAAATTTCGCCATATCCCTACCTCCTAACTGAACTTAACAATCTGTAAAAATATATGATAAACTACCCCTAACATAAATAATGTTTAGGCTATACTAATTATCATATCTTGTAAATTTGAATACATCAAGATTAAGTTAACTCGTTGTGCTAGTTAATTTTATAGTTAAAAGTTACAAGTGAAAAACTCAGTATGTTATGTTAACCTAATATTTCTTATAGTGGAACTAATTTTGTTAGAAATATGGCTTTAATGGGGCTATTGCTGAGTGTGTATCGTAGGAAAGACTTGGTTATGATTAGATAAGGATATTCAGAAGGTACAAATATCTAAATAGACTATTTTTAACAATATTATTAGAATAGAATTAATAAATATGGTATCATTAATATAAGCTAATCGGAAAAGCAGGATGCGCATATCACTTTTAGTAGATTTTACTTAAGCGTAAATATCAATTTAGATGATATAATAATTTCGAGGTGGAGATACCATGGATAAAGAGATATTAGAGTTACTAAGAGCTATGCAATCGGACATGCAAGGGGTAAAAACAGAACTACAAGAAATGAAATCAGAGATTCAAGAAATGAAGCTGGATATACAAGAAATGAAAGTAACTCAACAGAATCATACTAAAATGCTAGGAAGCATAACTGACGAAGTAGTAAGATTAAGGGAAGATGTTACAGTTTTAAAAGAAGATGCTTTAGTTTTAAAAAGAGATACTGCGATTATAAAAGGAGATACAAAAGAATTAAAAACTGATTTAAGTCTTGTTAAGGTTGCAA from Alkaliphilus flagellatus includes:
- a CDS encoding MATE family efflux transporter, whose translation is MAKFNKLFSPKDLTEGTPWKRITEFAIPMLIGNIAQQFYNTADSIIVGKYVGDNALAAVGSASPILNLLLVLFVGISVGAGIMVSQYFGAKDRERLSHTIGTCITLTAIASIIIMVIGPIVTRPMLSFLNTPDSIIDWCTDYLIIYFIGISGFAYYNILAGVLRGLGDSISALVFLLISTVLNVILDIWFVAGFNMGVPGVALATVIAQGISAILCIFKLIRMKSNFDLNRKMLKLNKEYSYRLIKLGLPSGITQAIFSLAMIVVQSLTNSFGEMVIACNVIVMRVDGFAMMPNFSFGTAMTTYTGQNIGAKKMDRVEKGTRHGLMIAVGVSTVITILILIFGEYLVRVFTDTSELVNLSMHMMRILAVGYIAMAVTQSLFGVMRGAGDTMTPMWISLINTIVIRVPVAYSIAYLTRSEAYPTGRPESTFVSLLVSWTMGAIITTFFYKKGKWREKGLTSESYENA